The DNA region GGAAGCTGTTGAGGAACATAAAGGCGAGGCGCGTGGTCTCCCTAATCGTTAGCGACGTGGTGGGCGACCGCCTCGACACAATAGCCTCCGGCCCCACGGCGCCCGACGCGACGGACAAGACCTTCGCAGTTGCAGTGTTGAAGAAATACGGCCTCTGGGACTCGTTGCCCGAGAGATTGCGTCGCCTAATTGAGATTGAAACCCCTAAGGCGGGGGATCCGCTTTTCGATAAGGTCATAAACGTGCCTGTGGTCAACAACCTCGGCTCTCTCCAGAAGGCGGCAGAGCGCCTCGCCTTGCGCGGCTACAACACGATAATACTAACGTCCATGCTGGAGGGGGAGGCCCGTGAGGTCGGGAGGGTTCTCGCCTCTGTTATTAAAAGCGCGGCGCTCCACGGCTTTCCAGCATCTCCGCCCGTCGCAATTCTAGCCGGCGGTGAGACCGTAGTAACTGTGAGAGGCAGAGGAAGGGGAGGCAGAAACCAGGAGATGTGCCTCTCCCTAGCCATGGCGATAAGAGGGCTCAACGCCACGGCTGCCTGCGTGGCCACTGACGGCATCGACGGGAACAGCCCAGCCGCCGGAGCCCTCATCGACGGCGGCGTCGTAGAGGAGGCCGAGAGGCTGGGGGTGAACCCGGCTGAGTACCTAGACAACAACGACAGCTACACCTTCTTCGAGAAGCTCGGCAGGGCCATAATCACCGGCTACACAGGGGTAAACGTCAACGACATATTCCTCGCGGTTGTGGATAAAGATAAATAGGGAGACCCCCCAGCTGACGTGTCTGCTCTTCTAAGCCGGCTGGCGCGCAAAGGCGAGGAGGAGTTCTTCGCCCGCCTCCTCGAGCTGGAGAAGAGGGAATACGGCCTTAGATACATCCCGGCAGACGCGGTGGGCTACGCCGTGGTCTGCCCCCGCTACGGCGCCCTATACGCAGAGGAGCGGGAAGTAGCCGTCTTCGCCAGGGCGCTGATGGACAGAGTAAAATACGCCGTCTTGCTTAGAATAGCCGACTCGAAGGTTGTTGACTCACTAGTCGCCAAGGCGGCCAGCGGCGACTCCGGCGCGGCGAGGAGGTTGCTGGACGTCGGCCGCGGCCTCACGACCAGCGAGTTGCAACGCGCCTTCGACGATCTAAAACGCGATTTTGAACACTACAGCAAGGCCGCGCGTGGTCCTCCGCCACACGGCTCAGCAGAGGAGGCCTACCACTTCTACAAGTACGCGGAGGTCCTCCCCTACGTGGGCTACGCAGACGTCTGGGAGGACATGGTCATCTACTCAATAGCCGGCATAGCCGACGACTACGTCTACGTGTTTAAATACGCGGGGGGCGGCCTGCAGTACGAGACCTACAAAGCCATGGCGGCTGCGGAGGGCGACGTCGCGGCAAAGATATGGGGGAGGCGGAGAGTGAAGATCCACATACAGCCCCGGGACGCACCGCCCAGGCTCTCGTGGGGTGAGCCCAAAGATCCCGCCCCCCACTACAAGGCGCTGAGGCGGGGAGAGTGCAGAAGAGGGCCGCTATGCCGCATATGCCCGTGGAGGGGAGACTGCGAATGTTTCACGAAATGACAAGTGCGCTGGAGGGCTTTACCTGGGAGCGGTACGGGGTGAGGTTCGCCCTTCTCTTCGGCTCGAGAGCAAGGCGGGGGGTGGCTGTGAAGGGAGACTGGGACATAGCGGTGTGGCCGGACCCCAGGGATAAGTATGGAGACCTAGTGGCAGATCTTGCAGCACGTCTCGGCGTGAGGGAGGAGCAGATAGACCTCGTAATCCTCGACGATGAGACGCCATGCGCCTTAGTTTTAGAAATCGCCGCGGGGAAGCCCCTCTACTATAGAGACCTCAAGGAATTTCTAGACGTCCTCTACCTCTACGTGAATGTGTGTATCGACCACTTCATTACGTTGGAGAAAGTCGGCTCTTGGGAGGCCCAGGTTAGGAGAGTATGGCAGTCTTAAAAGAGCTCGCACGTAGCGTGTTGGGATACGCGGCGGAGCTCGACGCCTATACCAAGGAGGATTTAGAAGATGCCAAGAAGCTCTACGGGGCGATGTACCTGCTGATGTCCCAGAGCCAAGCCCTTATAGACATGGCAGAGAGGGCAGCGTCGCTACTGGGCGTCGCCCCCAGAGGCTACATAGACGCCGGCAAAATACTAGCTACACACGGCGTTTTCTCGGAAGAGGACTTAGCCCATTACATAAGCATTGTGAAATTCAGAAATATTCTGGTACATAAGTACCAGATTGTAAAGACAGAAATAATTAAAGATAGTGTATTAAATAGGAAATATAAAAAGGCTGTTGAACTCGCCTTGAAGATTTTACGACATTTTGAAGAAGATCCATGAGGTTCTTCTTACTTCTTCTAGCGCCTTTTCGGCGGCTTCTGTGAACATCGCTAGCAAGCTACGCCGCTGTGAAAAGCCGCGGCAGTCACAGCCGCCGGAATCAAGCCCCCTCATAGCCCTCAGACATCCCCAGACACGAGGCGCGTGTTAGAAGGCCCGACTGCCGCACGTCTTGACTGTGGGCGTCTCGCCGCCCCCTCGGCGCGGCGTATTATTCGCCGGGGCTGACCTCCACAGCCAGTTCCAGCGGCTCTCCGCCTTTCGACGGCCTTTGCGCCGTTTTCAAGGCCACCTCAACGGCGTGGCAGGTGTGTCCAAGAACGCGCCGTCTGCCGCCCGCGTAGAAGAGCGCGTAGTCAACCCCCTCCCGCGATCAGATGTTAGCTCACCTGCCAAGGCGCTGGGCCTTGGCCAGCCGCCGGCCTGTTAGAAAACGCGGCGGCGGGCGCGTCGTACACATGGCTTAAGAGCGCCGAGTCCCCTACGCCGCGCCTCTTCCCACGCGGCCGAGGCCCTCTCTGGGCTTGGGGAGTATACCAGCCTCGCCGTGTCTGTGCCTAACAACGTAGCCCACCACAAGGCCGGCCTCCGGGGAGAAGAAGACCCCCTCCAAATCAACCCCCTCAACACCCCCACGTAGCCCTCGACGAAGGATCTCAAGTACTCCTCAAAAAGCCCCGAGGAAACCCCACTCGGCCATGGTAAATGGCATGGAAATTTCCGACTCCATCGGCGAGAATTTGCCGAAGACCTCGACTAAAGCAATCTAAGGTTTTATCTTTACAACTGTACAAGACCGTCGTGGTCTAGAGCTGGATTCTCCTAAGTATCAACATTTGTTCGAGGTTTAAGCGTTGAGATGCCTCCAAGTGACTGGTAAATAGAGTCCTCGGCTGAGTCGTTAGTTGACTTCCGCTAACACGCGGATGCCTCTCGTAGGACGCAGTCTGCGGCCTATCAGTCCCCGGGCAAGTCATACACGCCAACATAGGGTTAAGAATCTCGGCGCGCCTCCCTATGCTGTCAAGCTTTTAAAATGTGGGTAATGTGTAGTATGTTTACAAATGAACGCGCAGTTGCAAGGTGGCTTGCTAAAACCCTAAAGGGTTGCGATTCGCGGCTTGGCGAGGTGTTGCTGGAAGGCGCAATATCGAGAACGCAGATGGAGGCGCTTGCCAAGGGTCTTGGCTCTCGAATCCCGGCTTTTATGGCTAAGCCGGACCTCGTGCTAGTTGTGAGAGAGCCGGAAAGCGGCAGGCACGTCCTCGCCGCTGTGGAGCTTAAGTACTTCAAAACCGCTGGGAAAAAACGTTGGAGGAGGGCCTACCGTGAATTTGGCCAGCCGCTTAGGTACTACCTCTACGGCTTCGACGTGGCTGTCCTCGTACACGTCTTTGAAAGTGGGATAGTAGACGCGGACGTGGAGACCTACAGCGAAGTGGTAGGAGAGGTAGTGGAGAAGCTCAAGTTGCCAACAGCCTACATCTCTCTGAAAATAGCCGACGCTGAGAGGGGGTTGCTGAAGGCGTTTAAGCCCCAGAAGCTCGGAGCTGTGGGGATATGCCACGTCGCCAAGTGGATACTCGAATACTGCGCCGAGGCGAGAAACCCGCTACTACCCAGCGACAAGGAGATTTTAGAGAGGAGAAACATCTTAAAAGCCGTATTGTGCCGTAGCCGCTGTTGAATATGGACGGGCTTCGGCGTCTGCCAGGCGTAAATGAGGCTTGCTGGAGGAGTCTCGTACCACTGCCTATGCGTCGCAACGTTCCAAAGCCCTTATCGATGACGTATTTCCGCCAGCGTAGGCCAGTGAAGGGCAGTAGGCTCTACGTCTCTCATTCTTAGTTATTAATAACGTCGCCAAGGGTTGTCGCGGATTAGACGGCTTAGACTAAATCTGGGCGCAACTACAGATCTTACGGGAGCTCTCCGCGCAGAGGCACTAGAAGCCCAAGGCGAGGGGCTTCTACGACTTGCTGGACGAGTACCTAAGCCGCTAGGG from Pyrobaculum arsenaticum DSM 13514 includes:
- a CDS encoding glycerate kinase type-2 family protein; the encoded protein is MIIKNKEVLLRIPKADVLLDAVEAALEAADPYNAVLSKVKLLGNYVEVEGKRFEIGRAVHVVGFGKASARMAEALVEIFGDLIAGGVVITPTGGNRVGPVEVLKGNHPLPGEDTLKASKRLLEYLQEVREGDTVFVAISGGGSALFEVPEEGVELGEIAKLSDELMKRGADIVELNTVRKRLSAVKGGKLLRNIKARRVVSLIVSDVVGDRLDTIASGPTAPDATDKTFAVAVLKKYGLWDSLPERLRRLIEIETPKAGDPLFDKVINVPVVNNLGSLQKAAERLALRGYNTIILTSMLEGEAREVGRVLASVIKSAALHGFPASPPVAILAGGETVVTVRGRGRGGRNQEMCLSLAMAIRGLNATAACVATDGIDGNSPAAGALIDGGVVEEAERLGVNPAEYLDNNDSYTFFEKLGRAIITGYTGVNVNDIFLAVVDKDK
- a CDS encoding nucleotidyltransferase family protein; amino-acid sequence: MFHEMTSALEGFTWERYGVRFALLFGSRARRGVAVKGDWDIAVWPDPRDKYGDLVADLAARLGVREEQIDLVILDDETPCALVLEIAAGKPLYYRDLKEFLDVLYLYVNVCIDHFITLEKVGSWEAQVRRVWQS
- a CDS encoding DUF86 domain-containing protein, whose protein sequence is MAVLKELARSVLGYAAELDAYTKEDLEDAKKLYGAMYLLMSQSQALIDMAERAASLLGVAPRGYIDAGKILATHGVFSEEDLAHYISIVKFRNILVHKYQIVKTEIIKDSVLNRKYKKAVELALKILRHFEEDP